A genomic window from Lycium barbarum isolate Lr01 chromosome 4, ASM1917538v2, whole genome shotgun sequence includes:
- the LOC132636250 gene encoding ABC transporter D family member 2, chloroplastic: MGSQAKLVVESPFSNSIVSTLDSSCLKFSTHRSSLKFHSLTLTTPRRLSLSAAAATTTPPAPPPIQDEQRKPPDLQTLTRRFWKVAAPYWSSDDKVQARLQLAAVFALTLGTTGISVGFSFLGRDFYNALANKDQEQFTKQLLYYLAGFAGGIPFFVLRDYAKEKLSLRWRSWMTGYYMERYLKNKTFYKLQSQSTIDNPDQRIVDDLSSFTGTTLSFSLTLFNAAIDLISFSNILYGIYPPLFVVLLAYSLGGTALSVFLGRGLVSLNFLQEKKEADFRYGLVRVRENAESIAFYGGEKNEMQLLLSRFRSAFDNLSQLLISSRNLEFFTNGYRYLIQILPAAVVAPMYFSGKIEFGVINQSASAFNHILGDFSLVVYSFQALSAFSAVIDRLGEFDDVLDSSNKTGHHDSKEEIQLSFCLISFSNGLNSNGSMPLSKCAKLLHVEHLTVQTPSEATLIKDLSFEIFEKDHLLVTGPSGSGKTSLLRAVAGLWSFGNGAITVYVRPRGDLDVPQSPDVISHQETSTNETIGDSTGRRNSEGVIFLPQKPYMVLGSLRQQLLYPTWTEDSDYLSDDVKQSDSLPFLMRAREARCVNEKPKKPTSDDLIQVLNNVSLGHLLSRFDGLDSTHEWSSVLSLGEQQRLAFGRLLLSKPTLALLDESTSALDEANEDRLYQLLQAAGITYISIGHRRTLYKYHKKVLHVSTADMTSTQRNWSFKNVEEDPIYDFSKQ; encoded by the exons ATGGGGAGCCAAGCAAAACTTGTAGTAGAATCTCCTTTCTCCAACAGTATTGTGAGCACTTTGGATAGCAGCTGTTTGAAGTTCAGCACTCATCGCTCATCTTTAAAGTTTCACTCCTTAACCTTAACTACTCCACGACGACTTTCATTATCAGCAGCAGCAGCCACAACTACTCCGCCAGCCCCACCACCCATTCAG GATGAGCAAAGAAAGCCGCCGGATCTTCAAACGCTTACGAGGAGGTTCTGGAAGGTTGCTGCTCCATATTGGTCCTCTGATGATAAAGTCCAGGCTAGACTGCAGTTGGCTGCTGTCTTTGCGCTTACTTTAGGAACCACTGGTATTAGCGTTGGTTTCAGTTTCCTCGGCCGTGACTTTTATAATGCACTTGCCA ACAAAGACCAAGAACAGTTCACCAAACAACTGTTATATTACCTTGCTGGCTTTGCTGGTGGTATCCCG TTTTTCGTGTTGAGGGATTATGCAAAAGAGAAGTTATCTTTAAGGTGGAGATCTTGGATGACAGGCTATTACATGGAACGGTATCTGAAGAATAAGACATTTTACAAACTTCAGTCTCAGTCTACCATCGATAATCCAGATCAGCGAATTGTTGACGATTTAAGTTCCTTTACAGGAACAACTCTCTCATTTTCATTGACACTATTCAATGCTGCTATAGACTTAATATCTTTCAGCAATATCTTGTATGGTATCTACCCCCCACTTTTTGTTGTGCTTCTTGCATATTCACTTGGTGGAACAGCTCTCAGCGTCTTCCTTGGAAGG GGATTGGTGAGCCTCAACTTTTTGCAAGAGAAGAAAGAAGCAGATTTCCGCTATGGTCTTGTGCGCGTTCGAGAAAATGCTGAATCAATTGCATTTTACGGAGGCGAGAAGAATGAGATGCAACTACTGTTAAGTCGTTTCAGAAGCGCTTTTGATAACCTGAGT CAATTGTTGATATCTTCTAGAAATTTGGAGTTCTTCACCAATGGCTACCGCTATCTTATTCAAATTCTTCCTGCCGCAGTTGTTGCACCTATGTACTTCTCTGGAAAAATTGAGTTTGGGGTTATTAATCAATCCGCATCCGCTTTTAATCACATTCTTGGTGATTTCTCCCTCGTTGTATATTCATTTCAGGCATTAAGTGCCTTTTCAGCCGTCATTGACCGACTAG GTGAATTTGATGACGTTTTGGATAGCAGCAATAAAACAGGTCATCATGATTCCAAGGAAGAGATCCAACTTAGTTTTTGCTTAATAAGCTTTTCCAACGGGCTAAACTCAAATGGATCTATGCCTCTTTCCAAGTGTGCAAAATTACTTCATGTTGAACACTTGACCGTACAGACACCAAGTGAAGCAACTCTTATTAAGGACTTGTCTTTTGAGATTTTTGAAAAGGATCACTTGCTG GTTACAGGACCAAGTGGAAGTGGTAAAACTTCATTGCTGAGAGCTGTAGCTGGTCTTTGGAGTTTCGGGAATGGAGCAATTACAGTCTATGTCAGACCTAGAGGAGACCTGGATGTGCCTCAGTCTCCAGATGTGATTTCTCATCAAGAAACTTCAACTAATGAGACCATTGGGGATTCCACAGGACGTAGAAATTCTGAAGGTGTAATTTTTCTTCCTCAAAAACCATATATGGTTTTGGGTTCCCTTCGACAACAGCTGTTGTATCCTACATGGACTGAAGATTCAGATTACTTGTCAGATGATGTTAAACAAAGTG ATTCTTTGCCATTCTTGATGCGTGCACGGGAGGCAAGGTGTGTAAATGAAAAGCCAAAGAAGCCTACATCAGATGATCTAATACAAGTTCTCAATAACGTATCCCTTGGACACTTGTTATCTCGTTTTGACGGCCTAGATTCAACACATGAGTGGTCGAGCGTTCTTTCCCTTGGCGAGCAACAACGCCTTGCTTTTGGCCGCTTGTTGCTTTCAAAACCAACTTTGGCTTTGTTGGATGAGTCTACTAGTGCTCTTGATGAAGCCAATGAG GATCGTCTATATCAGCTACTCCAAGCTGCGGGAATCACGTACATAAGTATTGGCCACCGTAGAACCCTCTACAAATACCATAAAAAGGTCTTACATGTATCTACCGCCGATATGACCAGTACCCAGCGCAATTGGAGCTTTAAGAACGTAGAGGAGGACCCCATATACGATTTTTCGAAGCAGTAA
- the LOC132636251 gene encoding zinc finger CCCH domain-containing protein 37-like isoform X1, with amino-acid sequence MANQLYGYNPSSTNTGIAARTATRSMDNYHFSTTDNNKTTLQYGSSNYYGSTGYAFCSSPTVLYNQSDSSYTPTPVSRIPGQSLYGPPGVDVAIAAQPEPPAADNSYFSTLKRSSTDALYHQTLLGARNTIGQAEAWFSTNPLAKRPRFESASNLPIYPQRPGEKDCAHYMQTRTCKFGESCKFDHPIWVPEGGIPDWKEVPVTTESPPERPGEPDCPYFMKTQKCKFGNRCKFNHPKDNTAQLSQGATQNSDVSDLPERPSEPSCTFYMKTGTCKFGATCKFHHPRDIQVPSPKQENGSAGKPGSAINEMAQDVNLVKPLSVPALLHNSKGLPVRPGEVDCPFYLKTGSCKYGGTCRYNHPERNAAAIGPALVASPATHWNIGMVNPAASLLQSLDPRLTQTMLGLLPPVYPQRPGEIECDFYMKTGECKYGERCRFHHPLDRSAPVVSTKDVQQPNVKLTLAGLPRREGAVHCPYYMKTGMCKYGATCKFDHPPPGELLGMATSQGASLSVEGEDNVGVNEQQQ; translated from the exons ATGGCGAATCAACTTTACGGCTATAACCCTAGCAGCACCAACACCGGAATAGCAGCTAGAACAGCAACGAGATCCATGGACAACTATCATTTCTCTACTACTGATAATAATAAGACGACATTACAATACGGTTCTTCCAATTATTACGGTTCTACCGGCTATGCCTTCTGCTCATCCCCAACTGTGCTTTATAATCAAAGTGATAGTAGTTATACGCCTACTCCTGTGAGTAGGATTCCAGGTCAATCCTTGTATGGACCGCCTGGTGTTGATGTTGCAATTGCTGCTCAACCGGAACCACCTGCTGCTGATAACTCTTATTTTTCTACCTTGAAGCGCTCCTCTACTGATG CATTGTATCATCAGACACTTTTGGGTGCACGTAATACAATCGGGCAAGCTGAAGCTTGGTTTTCAACCAATCCTTTAGCCAAGCGACCTAGATTCGAGAGTGCAAGCAATTTGCCTATATATCCCCAGAGGCCTGGAGAGAAGGACTGTGCCCATTATATGCAAACAAGAACCTGTAAATTTGGAGAAAGCTGCAAGTTTGACCATCCTATTTGGGTTCCAGAGGGTGGAATCCCAGATTGGAAAGAG GTTCCAGTTACAACTGAATCTCCTCCTGAAAGACCTGGAGAGCCTGATTGTCCA TATTTTATGAAGACTCAAAAATGCAAGTTCGGTAATAGGTGCAAATTTAACCACCCCAAGGATAACACAGCTCAATTG TCTCAAGGTGCTACACAGAATTCTGATGTTTCTGACTTACCTGAGAGACCTTCTGAACCATCATGCACG TTTTACATGAAGACGGGAACATGTAAATTTGGTGCTACCTGCAAGTTTCACCATCCTAGAGATATACAAGTGCCATCTCCCAAGCAAGAAAATGGCTCTGCGGGGAAGCCTGGATCAGCTATTAATGAGATGGCTCAGGATGTGAATCTAGTCAAGCCGCTTTCTGTTCCAGCTTTATTGCACAACTCCAAAGGCCTTCCAGTTAGACCG GGTGAAGTTGATTGTCCTTTCTACCTAAAAACTGGCAG CTGCAAGTATGGAGGCACTTGCCGTTACAACCATCCTGAAAGAAATG CAGCTGCTATTGGTCCTGCCCTTGTAGCCTCTCCTGCAACACACTGGAATATTGGAATGGTTAATCCAGCTGCCTCTCTCTTGCAAAGTTTAGATCCAAGACTGACTCAGACAATG CTCGGGTTGCTTCCACCTGTCTATCCACAACGACCTGGTGAAATTGAATGCGAT TTCTATATGAAAACCGGGGAATGCAAGTATGGTGAAAGATGCAGGTTTCATCACCCTCTTGATCGTTCAGCACCCGTAGTGTCAACAAaggatgtacagcagccaaatgTTAAGCTTACTCTTGCTGGTCTACCAAGGAGGGAG GGTGCTGTACACTGTCCATACTACATGAAGACTGGAATGTGCAAGTATGGGGCGACATGCAAGTTTGATCATCCACCACCTGGAGAGCTCTTGGGTATGGCAACGTCCCAGGGGGCGTCGTTGTCTGTTGAGGGAGAAGATAATGTTGGTGTGAATGAACAGCAGCAGTAA
- the LOC132636251 gene encoding zinc finger CCCH domain-containing protein 37-like isoform X3 — translation MANQLYGYNPSSTNTGIAARTATRSMDNYHFSTTDNNKTTLQYGSSNYYGSTGYAFCSSPTVLYNQSDSSYTPTPVSRIPGQSLYGPPGVDVAIAAQPEPPAADNSYFSTLKRSSTDALYHQTLLGARNTIGQAEAWFSTNPLAKRPRFESASNLPIYPQRPGEKDCAHYMQTRTCKFGESCKFDHPIWVPEGGIPDWKEVPVTTESPPERPGEPDCPYFMKTQKCKFGNRCKFNHPKDNTAQLGATQNSDVSDLPERPSEPSCTFYMKTGTCKFGATCKFHHPRDIQVPSPKQENGSAGKPGSAINEMAQDVNLVKPLSVPALLHNSKGLPVRPGEVDCPFYLKTGSCKYGGTCRYNHPERNAAAIGPALVASPATHWNIGMVNPAASLLQSLDPRLTQTMLGLLPPVYPQRPGEIECDFYMKTGECKYGERCRFHHPLDRSAPVVSTKDVQQPNVKLTLAGLPRREGAVHCPYYMKTGMCKYGATCKFDHPPPGELLGMATSQGASLSVEGEDNVGVNEQQQ, via the exons ATGGCGAATCAACTTTACGGCTATAACCCTAGCAGCACCAACACCGGAATAGCAGCTAGAACAGCAACGAGATCCATGGACAACTATCATTTCTCTACTACTGATAATAATAAGACGACATTACAATACGGTTCTTCCAATTATTACGGTTCTACCGGCTATGCCTTCTGCTCATCCCCAACTGTGCTTTATAATCAAAGTGATAGTAGTTATACGCCTACTCCTGTGAGTAGGATTCCAGGTCAATCCTTGTATGGACCGCCTGGTGTTGATGTTGCAATTGCTGCTCAACCGGAACCACCTGCTGCTGATAACTCTTATTTTTCTACCTTGAAGCGCTCCTCTACTGATG CATTGTATCATCAGACACTTTTGGGTGCACGTAATACAATCGGGCAAGCTGAAGCTTGGTTTTCAACCAATCCTTTAGCCAAGCGACCTAGATTCGAGAGTGCAAGCAATTTGCCTATATATCCCCAGAGGCCTGGAGAGAAGGACTGTGCCCATTATATGCAAACAAGAACCTGTAAATTTGGAGAAAGCTGCAAGTTTGACCATCCTATTTGGGTTCCAGAGGGTGGAATCCCAGATTGGAAAGAG GTTCCAGTTACAACTGAATCTCCTCCTGAAAGACCTGGAGAGCCTGATTGTCCA TATTTTATGAAGACTCAAAAATGCAAGTTCGGTAATAGGTGCAAATTTAACCACCCCAAGGATAACACAGCTCAATTGG GTGCTACACAGAATTCTGATGTTTCTGACTTACCTGAGAGACCTTCTGAACCATCATGCACG TTTTACATGAAGACGGGAACATGTAAATTTGGTGCTACCTGCAAGTTTCACCATCCTAGAGATATACAAGTGCCATCTCCCAAGCAAGAAAATGGCTCTGCGGGGAAGCCTGGATCAGCTATTAATGAGATGGCTCAGGATGTGAATCTAGTCAAGCCGCTTTCTGTTCCAGCTTTATTGCACAACTCCAAAGGCCTTCCAGTTAGACCG GGTGAAGTTGATTGTCCTTTCTACCTAAAAACTGGCAG CTGCAAGTATGGAGGCACTTGCCGTTACAACCATCCTGAAAGAAATG CAGCTGCTATTGGTCCTGCCCTTGTAGCCTCTCCTGCAACACACTGGAATATTGGAATGGTTAATCCAGCTGCCTCTCTCTTGCAAAGTTTAGATCCAAGACTGACTCAGACAATG CTCGGGTTGCTTCCACCTGTCTATCCACAACGACCTGGTGAAATTGAATGCGAT TTCTATATGAAAACCGGGGAATGCAAGTATGGTGAAAGATGCAGGTTTCATCACCCTCTTGATCGTTCAGCACCCGTAGTGTCAACAAaggatgtacagcagccaaatgTTAAGCTTACTCTTGCTGGTCTACCAAGGAGGGAG GGTGCTGTACACTGTCCATACTACATGAAGACTGGAATGTGCAAGTATGGGGCGACATGCAAGTTTGATCATCCACCACCTGGAGAGCTCTTGGGTATGGCAACGTCCCAGGGGGCGTCGTTGTCTGTTGAGGGAGAAGATAATGTTGGTGTGAATGAACAGCAGCAGTAA
- the LOC132636251 gene encoding zinc finger CCCH domain-containing protein 37-like isoform X2 has translation MANQLYGYNPSSTNTGIAARTATRSMDNYHFSTTDNNKTTLQYGSSNYYGSTGYAFCSSPTVLYNQSDSSYTPTPVSRIPGQSLYGPPGVDVAIAAQPEPPAADNSYFSTLKRSSTDALYHQTLLGARNTIGQAEAWFSTNPLAKRPRFESASNLPIYPQRPGEKDCAHYMQTRTCKFGESCKFDHPIWVPEGGIPDWKEVPVTTESPPERPGEPDCPYFMKTQKCKFGNRCKFNHPKDNTAQLSQGATQNSDVSDLPERPSEPSCTFYMKTGTCKFGATCKFHHPRDIQVPSPKQENGSAGKPGSAINEMAQDVNLVKPLSVPALLHNSKGLPVRPGEVDCPFYLKTGSCKYGGTCRYNHPERNAAIGPALVASPATHWNIGMVNPAASLLQSLDPRLTQTMLGLLPPVYPQRPGEIECDFYMKTGECKYGERCRFHHPLDRSAPVVSTKDVQQPNVKLTLAGLPRREGAVHCPYYMKTGMCKYGATCKFDHPPPGELLGMATSQGASLSVEGEDNVGVNEQQQ, from the exons ATGGCGAATCAACTTTACGGCTATAACCCTAGCAGCACCAACACCGGAATAGCAGCTAGAACAGCAACGAGATCCATGGACAACTATCATTTCTCTACTACTGATAATAATAAGACGACATTACAATACGGTTCTTCCAATTATTACGGTTCTACCGGCTATGCCTTCTGCTCATCCCCAACTGTGCTTTATAATCAAAGTGATAGTAGTTATACGCCTACTCCTGTGAGTAGGATTCCAGGTCAATCCTTGTATGGACCGCCTGGTGTTGATGTTGCAATTGCTGCTCAACCGGAACCACCTGCTGCTGATAACTCTTATTTTTCTACCTTGAAGCGCTCCTCTACTGATG CATTGTATCATCAGACACTTTTGGGTGCACGTAATACAATCGGGCAAGCTGAAGCTTGGTTTTCAACCAATCCTTTAGCCAAGCGACCTAGATTCGAGAGTGCAAGCAATTTGCCTATATATCCCCAGAGGCCTGGAGAGAAGGACTGTGCCCATTATATGCAAACAAGAACCTGTAAATTTGGAGAAAGCTGCAAGTTTGACCATCCTATTTGGGTTCCAGAGGGTGGAATCCCAGATTGGAAAGAG GTTCCAGTTACAACTGAATCTCCTCCTGAAAGACCTGGAGAGCCTGATTGTCCA TATTTTATGAAGACTCAAAAATGCAAGTTCGGTAATAGGTGCAAATTTAACCACCCCAAGGATAACACAGCTCAATTG TCTCAAGGTGCTACACAGAATTCTGATGTTTCTGACTTACCTGAGAGACCTTCTGAACCATCATGCACG TTTTACATGAAGACGGGAACATGTAAATTTGGTGCTACCTGCAAGTTTCACCATCCTAGAGATATACAAGTGCCATCTCCCAAGCAAGAAAATGGCTCTGCGGGGAAGCCTGGATCAGCTATTAATGAGATGGCTCAGGATGTGAATCTAGTCAAGCCGCTTTCTGTTCCAGCTTTATTGCACAACTCCAAAGGCCTTCCAGTTAGACCG GGTGAAGTTGATTGTCCTTTCTACCTAAAAACTGGCAG CTGCAAGTATGGAGGCACTTGCCGTTACAACCATCCTGAAAGAAATG CTGCTATTGGTCCTGCCCTTGTAGCCTCTCCTGCAACACACTGGAATATTGGAATGGTTAATCCAGCTGCCTCTCTCTTGCAAAGTTTAGATCCAAGACTGACTCAGACAATG CTCGGGTTGCTTCCACCTGTCTATCCACAACGACCTGGTGAAATTGAATGCGAT TTCTATATGAAAACCGGGGAATGCAAGTATGGTGAAAGATGCAGGTTTCATCACCCTCTTGATCGTTCAGCACCCGTAGTGTCAACAAaggatgtacagcagccaaatgTTAAGCTTACTCTTGCTGGTCTACCAAGGAGGGAG GGTGCTGTACACTGTCCATACTACATGAAGACTGGAATGTGCAAGTATGGGGCGACATGCAAGTTTGATCATCCACCACCTGGAGAGCTCTTGGGTATGGCAACGTCCCAGGGGGCGTCGTTGTCTGTTGAGGGAGAAGATAATGTTGGTGTGAATGAACAGCAGCAGTAA
- the LOC132636251 gene encoding zinc finger CCCH domain-containing protein 37-like isoform X4, with protein sequence MANQLYGYNPSSTNTGIAARTATRSMDNYHFSTTDNNKTTLQYGSSNYYGSTGYAFCSSPTVLYNQSDSSYTPTPVSRIPGQSLYGPPGVDVAIAAQPEPPAADNSYFSTLKRSSTDALYHQTLLGARNTIGQAEAWFSTNPLAKRPRFESASNLPIYPQRPGEKDCAHYMQTRTCKFGESCKFDHPIWVPEGGIPDWKEVPVTTESPPERPGEPDCPYFMKTQKCKFGNRCKFNHPKDNTAQLSQGATQNSDVSDLPERPSEPSCTFYMKTGTCKFGATCKFHHPRDIQVPSPKQENGSAGKPGSAINEMAQDVNLVKPLSVPALLHNSKGLPVRPGEVDCPFYLKTGSCKYGGTCRYNHPERNAAAIGPALVASPATHWNIGMVNPAASLLQSLDPRLTQTMLGLLPPVYPQRPGEIECDVYR encoded by the exons ATGGCGAATCAACTTTACGGCTATAACCCTAGCAGCACCAACACCGGAATAGCAGCTAGAACAGCAACGAGATCCATGGACAACTATCATTTCTCTACTACTGATAATAATAAGACGACATTACAATACGGTTCTTCCAATTATTACGGTTCTACCGGCTATGCCTTCTGCTCATCCCCAACTGTGCTTTATAATCAAAGTGATAGTAGTTATACGCCTACTCCTGTGAGTAGGATTCCAGGTCAATCCTTGTATGGACCGCCTGGTGTTGATGTTGCAATTGCTGCTCAACCGGAACCACCTGCTGCTGATAACTCTTATTTTTCTACCTTGAAGCGCTCCTCTACTGATG CATTGTATCATCAGACACTTTTGGGTGCACGTAATACAATCGGGCAAGCTGAAGCTTGGTTTTCAACCAATCCTTTAGCCAAGCGACCTAGATTCGAGAGTGCAAGCAATTTGCCTATATATCCCCAGAGGCCTGGAGAGAAGGACTGTGCCCATTATATGCAAACAAGAACCTGTAAATTTGGAGAAAGCTGCAAGTTTGACCATCCTATTTGGGTTCCAGAGGGTGGAATCCCAGATTGGAAAGAG GTTCCAGTTACAACTGAATCTCCTCCTGAAAGACCTGGAGAGCCTGATTGTCCA TATTTTATGAAGACTCAAAAATGCAAGTTCGGTAATAGGTGCAAATTTAACCACCCCAAGGATAACACAGCTCAATTG TCTCAAGGTGCTACACAGAATTCTGATGTTTCTGACTTACCTGAGAGACCTTCTGAACCATCATGCACG TTTTACATGAAGACGGGAACATGTAAATTTGGTGCTACCTGCAAGTTTCACCATCCTAGAGATATACAAGTGCCATCTCCCAAGCAAGAAAATGGCTCTGCGGGGAAGCCTGGATCAGCTATTAATGAGATGGCTCAGGATGTGAATCTAGTCAAGCCGCTTTCTGTTCCAGCTTTATTGCACAACTCCAAAGGCCTTCCAGTTAGACCG GGTGAAGTTGATTGTCCTTTCTACCTAAAAACTGGCAG CTGCAAGTATGGAGGCACTTGCCGTTACAACCATCCTGAAAGAAATG CAGCTGCTATTGGTCCTGCCCTTGTAGCCTCTCCTGCAACACACTGGAATATTGGAATGGTTAATCCAGCTGCCTCTCTCTTGCAAAGTTTAGATCCAAGACTGACTCAGACAATG CTCGGGTTGCTTCCACCTGTCTATCCACAACGACCTGGTGAAATTGAATGCGAT GTCTACAGGTGA
- the LOC132636251 gene encoding zinc finger CCCH domain-containing protein 37-like isoform X5, with amino-acid sequence MANQLYGYNPSSTNTGIAARTATRSMDNYHFSTTDNNKTTLQYGSSNYYGSTGYAFCSSPTVLYNQSDSSYTPTPVSRIPGQSLYGPPGVDVAIAAQPEPPAADNSYFSTLKRSSTDALYHQTLLGARNTIGQAEAWFSTNPLAKRPRFESASNLPIYPQRPGEKDCAHYMQTRTCKFGESCKFDHPIWVPEGGIPDWKEVPVTTESPPERPGEPDCPYFMKTQKCKFGNRCKFNHPKDNTAQLSQGATQNSDVSDLPERPSEPSCTFYMKTGTCKFGATCKFHHPRDIQVPSPKQENGSAGKPGSAINEMAQDVNLVKPLSVPALLHNSKGLPVRPGEVDCPFYLKTGSCKYGGTCRYNHPERNAAAIGPALVASPATHWNIGMVNPAASLLQSLDPRLTQTMLGLLPPVYPQRPGEIECDH; translated from the exons ATGGCGAATCAACTTTACGGCTATAACCCTAGCAGCACCAACACCGGAATAGCAGCTAGAACAGCAACGAGATCCATGGACAACTATCATTTCTCTACTACTGATAATAATAAGACGACATTACAATACGGTTCTTCCAATTATTACGGTTCTACCGGCTATGCCTTCTGCTCATCCCCAACTGTGCTTTATAATCAAAGTGATAGTAGTTATACGCCTACTCCTGTGAGTAGGATTCCAGGTCAATCCTTGTATGGACCGCCTGGTGTTGATGTTGCAATTGCTGCTCAACCGGAACCACCTGCTGCTGATAACTCTTATTTTTCTACCTTGAAGCGCTCCTCTACTGATG CATTGTATCATCAGACACTTTTGGGTGCACGTAATACAATCGGGCAAGCTGAAGCTTGGTTTTCAACCAATCCTTTAGCCAAGCGACCTAGATTCGAGAGTGCAAGCAATTTGCCTATATATCCCCAGAGGCCTGGAGAGAAGGACTGTGCCCATTATATGCAAACAAGAACCTGTAAATTTGGAGAAAGCTGCAAGTTTGACCATCCTATTTGGGTTCCAGAGGGTGGAATCCCAGATTGGAAAGAG GTTCCAGTTACAACTGAATCTCCTCCTGAAAGACCTGGAGAGCCTGATTGTCCA TATTTTATGAAGACTCAAAAATGCAAGTTCGGTAATAGGTGCAAATTTAACCACCCCAAGGATAACACAGCTCAATTG TCTCAAGGTGCTACACAGAATTCTGATGTTTCTGACTTACCTGAGAGACCTTCTGAACCATCATGCACG TTTTACATGAAGACGGGAACATGTAAATTTGGTGCTACCTGCAAGTTTCACCATCCTAGAGATATACAAGTGCCATCTCCCAAGCAAGAAAATGGCTCTGCGGGGAAGCCTGGATCAGCTATTAATGAGATGGCTCAGGATGTGAATCTAGTCAAGCCGCTTTCTGTTCCAGCTTTATTGCACAACTCCAAAGGCCTTCCAGTTAGACCG GGTGAAGTTGATTGTCCTTTCTACCTAAAAACTGGCAG CTGCAAGTATGGAGGCACTTGCCGTTACAACCATCCTGAAAGAAATG CAGCTGCTATTGGTCCTGCCCTTGTAGCCTCTCCTGCAACACACTGGAATATTGGAATGGTTAATCCAGCTGCCTCTCTCTTGCAAAGTTTAGATCCAAGACTGACTCAGACAATG CTCGGGTTGCTTCCACCTGTCTATCCACAACGACCTGGTGAAATTGAATGCGAT CACTAG